In the genome of Pseudomonas sp. P5_109, one region contains:
- a CDS encoding formate/nitrite transporter family protein, whose protein sequence is MNSAHDGKTPNLSAQEEHEVEKSQPPRAAVLHEIIRAQGDQELERSIAALWWSALAAGLTMGLSLMAMGLLNSRLPDDGGFKVIASFGYCAGFLAVILARQQLFTENTLTAVLPVMTKPTLANFGRLLRLWTVVLIGNLCGTLLVAYVMLELPIFDSKTDVAFLDIGRKVMENHASQMFAKGIISGWMIATMVWMIPSMESAKMWIIILITYLMALGDFTHIVVGSLEVSYLVFAGELPWSDFWLVFAGPTLAGNIIGGSFIFALISHAQIRSESGPPKQAEDQGEQPDPPMKRK, encoded by the coding sequence ATGAACTCGGCACACGACGGCAAGACCCCGAACCTTTCGGCGCAAGAAGAGCACGAAGTCGAAAAGAGCCAGCCGCCCCGTGCCGCGGTACTGCACGAGATCATTCGTGCCCAGGGCGATCAGGAGCTGGAGCGCAGCATTGCCGCGTTGTGGTGGTCGGCGCTGGCAGCCGGCCTGACCATGGGCCTGTCGCTAATGGCCATGGGCTTGCTCAATTCCCGTCTACCGGACGACGGAGGCTTCAAGGTGATCGCGAGTTTCGGCTATTGCGCCGGTTTTCTCGCAGTGATCCTGGCCCGCCAGCAACTGTTCACCGAAAACACCCTGACCGCCGTGCTGCCGGTGATGACCAAGCCGACGCTGGCCAATTTTGGCCGTCTGCTGCGGCTATGGACGGTGGTGTTGATCGGCAACCTTTGCGGCACCTTGCTGGTGGCATACGTGATGCTGGAGCTGCCGATCTTCGACAGCAAGACCGATGTCGCCTTCCTTGATATCGGGCGCAAGGTCATGGAGAACCACGCCAGCCAGATGTTCGCCAAGGGCATCATTTCCGGATGGATGATCGCCACCATGGTCTGGATGATTCCATCCATGGAGAGCGCCAAGATGTGGATCATCATCCTCATCACCTACCTCATGGCGCTGGGAGATTTCACTCACATCGTGGTCGGTTCGCTGGAGGTCTCGTATCTGGTGTTTGCTGGTGAGCTGCCGTGGAGTGATTTCTGGCTGGTGTTCGCCGGGCCGACGCTGGCGGGGAACATCATCGGTGGCAGTTTTATTTTCGCACTGATCAGCCATGCGCAGATTCGCAGCGAAAGCGGGCCGCCCAAGCAGGCTGAGGATCAAGGCGAGCAGCCCGACCCGCCCATGAAGCGAAAGTAA
- a CDS encoding acyl-CoA thioesterase — protein sequence MNFHTRKWVKPEDLNPNGTLFGGSLLRWIDEEAAIYAIVQLGNQRVVTKYISEINFVSASRQGDIIELGITATEFGRTSITLTCEVRNKITRKSILTVEKMVFVNLGEDGLPAPHGRTEIKYVKDQFQDDDAGQ from the coding sequence ATGAATTTCCACACCCGCAAATGGGTAAAACCCGAAGACCTCAACCCGAACGGCACGTTGTTCGGCGGCAGCCTGTTGCGCTGGATCGACGAAGAGGCGGCGATCTACGCCATCGTCCAATTGGGCAATCAGCGTGTGGTCACCAAGTACATTTCCGAAATCAACTTTGTCAGCGCCTCGCGCCAGGGCGACATCATCGAGCTGGGTATCACGGCTACCGAGTTTGGCCGCACCTCGATCACCCTGACGTGCGAAGTGCGCAACAAGATCACCCGCAAGAGCATCCTCACGGTCGAGAAAATGGTGTTCGTGAACCTCGGTGAAGACGGCTTGCCGGCACCTCACGGCCGGACCGAGATCAAGTACGTCAAGGATCAGTTCCAGGACGATGACGCTGGTCAGTGA
- the ahcY gene encoding adenosylhomocysteinase, protein MSAVNTPADFTDYKVADMSLAAWGRRETIIAESEMPALMGLRRKYSEEQPLKGAKILGCIHMTIQTAVLIETLVALGAEVRWSSCNIFSTQDQAAASIAAAGIPVFAWKGETEEEYEWCLEQTILKDGAPWDANMILDDGGDLTELLHKKYPAVLDRVHGVTEETTTGVHRLLDMLAKGELKIPAINVNDSVTKSKNDNKYGCRHSLNDAIKRGTDHLLSGKQALVIGYGDVGKGSAQSLRQEGMIVKVSEVDPICAMQACMDGFELVSPFIDGINTGTEASIDKALLGKIDLIVTTTGNVNVCDSNMLKALKKRAVVCNIGHFDNEIDTAFMRKNWAWEEVKPQVHKIHRTGAGDFDPQNDDYLILLAEGRLVNLGNATGHPSRIMDGSFANQVLAQIFLFGQKYADLSPAQKAERLTVEVLPKKLDEEVALEMVRGFGGVVTQLTKTQADYIGVTVEGPFKPHAYRY, encoded by the coding sequence ATGAGCGCTGTCAACACGCCTGCAGATTTCACCGACTATAAAGTCGCCGACATGTCCCTGGCTGCCTGGGGCCGTCGCGAAACCATCATCGCTGAATCCGAAATGCCAGCCCTGATGGGTCTGCGTCGCAAGTACTCCGAAGAGCAACCGCTCAAGGGCGCTAAGATCCTCGGCTGCATCCACATGACCATTCAGACCGCCGTGCTGATCGAAACCCTGGTTGCCCTGGGTGCCGAAGTGCGCTGGTCGTCCTGCAACATTTTCTCGACTCAGGATCAGGCCGCCGCTTCCATCGCTGCTGCCGGCATCCCGGTTTTCGCCTGGAAAGGCGAGACTGAAGAAGAGTACGAGTGGTGCCTGGAGCAAACCATCCTGAAGGATGGCGCGCCTTGGGACGCCAACATGATCCTCGACGACGGCGGCGACCTGACCGAGCTGCTGCACAAGAAATACCCAGCCGTTCTGGACCGCGTCCACGGTGTGACCGAAGAGACCACCACTGGCGTTCACCGCCTGCTGGACATGCTGGCCAAGGGCGAGCTGAAAATCCCGGCCATCAACGTCAACGACTCGGTGACCAAGAGCAAGAACGACAACAAGTACGGCTGCCGTCACAGCCTGAACGATGCGATCAAGCGCGGCACCGACCACCTGCTGTCCGGCAAGCAAGCGCTGGTGATCGGCTACGGTGACGTGGGCAAGGGTTCCGCCCAGTCCCTGCGTCAGGAAGGCATGATCGTTAAAGTCTCCGAAGTCGACCCGATCTGCGCCATGCAAGCCTGCATGGACGGTTTCGAACTGGTTTCGCCGTTCATCGACGGTATCAACACCGGCACCGAAGCAAGCATCGACAAAGCGCTGCTGGGCAAGATCGACCTGATCGTGACCACCACCGGTAACGTCAACGTTTGCGACTCGAACATGCTGAAGGCCCTGAAGAAGCGCGCTGTTGTCTGCAACATCGGCCACTTCGACAACGAAATCGACACCGCTTTCATGCGCAAGAACTGGGCATGGGAAGAAGTTAAGCCACAGGTGCACAAGATCCACCGTACCGGCGCTGGCGATTTCGACCCACAGAACGACGACTACCTGATCCTGCTGGCCGAAGGCCGTCTGGTTAACCTGGGTAACGCAACCGGCCACCCGAGCCGCATCATGGACGGCTCGTTCGCCAACCAGGTCCTGGCGCAGATCTTCCTGTTCGGCCAGAAGTACGCCGACCTGTCGCCAGCCCAGAAAGCCGAGCGCCTGACCGTTGAAGTACTGCCGAAGAAACTCGACGAAGAAGTGGCCCTGGAAATGGTCCGTGGCTTCGGCGGCGTCGTGACTCAACTGACCAAGACCCAGGCCGACTACATCGGCGTGACCGTCGAAGGTCCGTTCAAGCCGCACGCTTACCGCTACTGA
- the metF gene encoding methylenetetrahydrofolate reductase [NAD(P)H] yields the protein MSQDRRYSFEFFPTKTDAGHEKLLATARQLATYNPDFFSCTYGAGGSTRDRTLNTVLQLESEVKIPAAPHLSCVGDSKDDLRGLLAQYKAAGIKRIVALRGDLPSGMGMASGEMRHANDLVEFIREETGDHFHIEVAAYPEMHPQARNFEDDVANFVRKANAGADSAITQYFFNADCYFYFVERVRALGVNIPIVPGIMPITNYSKLARFSDACGAEIPRWIRKQLEAYGDDTQSIQRFGEQVITEMCEQLLQGGAPGLHFYTLNQAEASLAVWNNLKLPR from the coding sequence ATGTCCCAAGATCGTCGCTACAGCTTCGAGTTCTTCCCTACGAAGACCGATGCTGGGCATGAAAAGCTGCTCGCCACTGCTCGCCAGCTGGCTACCTACAACCCCGATTTCTTTTCCTGCACCTACGGCGCCGGCGGTTCGACCCGTGATCGCACGCTGAACACCGTGTTGCAGCTCGAAAGCGAAGTCAAAATCCCTGCTGCCCCGCACTTGTCTTGCGTAGGCGACAGCAAGGACGACTTGCGCGGCCTGCTGGCCCAGTACAAGGCCGCCGGCATCAAGCGTATCGTCGCCCTGCGCGGTGACCTGCCTTCGGGCATGGGCATGGCCAGTGGCGAAATGCGCCACGCCAATGACCTGGTGGAATTCATTCGTGAAGAAACCGGTGATCATTTCCACATCGAAGTCGCCGCCTACCCGGAAATGCATCCGCAAGCGCGCAACTTCGAAGACGATGTCGCCAACTTCGTGCGCAAGGCCAATGCCGGCGCCGACAGTGCGATCACCCAGTATTTCTTCAACGCCGACTGCTACTTCTACTTTGTGGAACGCGTACGAGCGCTGGGCGTGAACATCCCGATCGTGCCGGGCATCATGCCGATCACCAACTACAGCAAGCTGGCGCGCTTCTCCGATGCCTGCGGTGCGGAAATCCCGCGCTGGATCCGCAAGCAGCTGGAAGCCTACGGCGACGACACCCAGAGCATTCAGCGCTTTGGCGAACAGGTCATCACCGAAATGTGCGAACAACTGCTGCAGGGCGGCGCTCCGGGGCTGCACTTCTACACGCTGAACCAGGCTGAAGCGAGCCTGGCAGTGTGGAACAACCTGAAGTTGCCGCGCTGA
- a CDS encoding substrate-binding periplasmic protein: MPLITQLIALLVFTCLSFAARGEKLRIVTEPWAPYVYEDNNGKSLGLDYETTAIVFKRLGIEVEWQFLPWKRCLSMLESGQADGALDIFHSDERDATLLYPSEPLSEVQFVLFYANDRPHPFRTLDDLRGLTIGTSPGYLYSKDFSDSTLFTREPAPTHEANFGKLVRGRIDLLITDRRVGQHLLDELGIRDKITENPTVISQQSQFLAVRRNAGMDLLVQRFGAELKRFKREPAYAELSARYGAEPGASVKTEKTTAATEKTVEQQESGAQ, encoded by the coding sequence ATGCCTTTGATCACGCAGTTAATCGCCTTGCTTGTCTTCACTTGCCTGAGCTTCGCCGCCCGGGGCGAGAAGCTGCGCATTGTCACGGAACCGTGGGCGCCTTACGTATACGAAGACAACAACGGCAAATCACTGGGCCTGGACTACGAAACCACCGCCATTGTCTTCAAGCGCCTGGGCATCGAAGTGGAGTGGCAGTTCCTGCCATGGAAACGCTGCCTGTCGATGCTTGAGTCGGGCCAGGCCGACGGTGCGCTGGACATTTTTCACAGCGACGAGCGTGATGCGACCCTGCTCTACCCCAGCGAACCACTGTCTGAAGTCCAGTTCGTGCTGTTCTACGCCAATGACCGGCCCCATCCGTTTCGCACCCTCGATGACCTGCGCGGCCTGACCATCGGCACCTCGCCGGGTTACCTGTACAGCAAGGACTTCAGTGATTCGACGCTGTTCACCCGCGAGCCGGCCCCCACCCATGAGGCCAACTTCGGCAAGCTGGTACGCGGGCGTATTGACCTGCTGATCACCGACCGCCGGGTCGGCCAGCATTTGCTCGACGAACTGGGCATCCGCGACAAGATCACCGAAAACCCCACGGTCATCAGCCAGCAGAGCCAGTTTCTCGCGGTGCGGCGCAATGCAGGCATGGACCTGCTGGTGCAACGTTTCGGCGCCGAACTCAAACGTTTCAAGCGCGAACCCGCCTACGCCGAACTGAGTGCCCGCTATGGCGCGGAACCGGGCGCCAGCGTGAAGACTGAAAAGACCACGGCCGCCACGGAAAAAACCGTTGAGCAGCAGGAAAGCGGCGCGCAGTGA
- a CDS encoding DEAD/DEAH box helicase, which translates to MSFASLGLSEALVRAIEAAGYTEPTPVQQRAIPAVLQGRDLMVAAQTGTGKTGGFALPILERLFPNGHPDKSQRHGPRQPRVLVLTPTRELAAQVHESFKVYARDLKFVSACIFGGVGMNPQVQAMSRGVDVLVACPGRLLDLAGQGSVDLSHVEILVLDEADRMLDMGFVHDVKKVLARLPAKRQNLLFSATFSKDITDLAGKLLHNPERIEVTPPNTTVERIEQRVFRLPASHKRALLAHLITAGAWEQVLVFTRTKHGANRLAEYLDKHGLSAVAIHGNKSQNARTKALADFKAGTVRILVATDIAARGLDIDQLPHVVNFELPNVDEDYVHRIGRTGRAGRSGEAISLVAPDEEKLLKSIERMTKQKIADGDLMGFDASTIEAEKPEVRERPDMRNPRNPRGPRGDGPNGSGGGGGRKDKGKDKGKEKPAGERGERPARQQKPREGTPAREQRPSQPPRAAADRAPDEFLDDDIDNFGNRVDYVPQQKPAQGRGRRPGAPAQGTAAGAGAPRSGKPQGGRQNGPRNSDGATTGTPPAKRSGPRSGAPRDGQARREDSRNRRPARDDQPRSEPAVQNPRGPAPKIMHKESKADRFPTPEQLDQLPSRPRGEKPALLTRNR; encoded by the coding sequence ATGTCCTTTGCTTCCCTCGGTCTCTCCGAGGCTTTAGTCCGCGCCATCGAGGCGGCGGGCTATACCGAGCCTACTCCGGTGCAACAGCGGGCCATTCCCGCCGTGTTGCAAGGTCGCGACCTGATGGTCGCGGCACAGACAGGTACTGGTAAAACCGGCGGTTTCGCCCTTCCGATCCTGGAGAGGTTGTTCCCTAACGGTCACCCGGACAAATCCCAGCGTCACGGCCCGCGCCAGCCGCGCGTACTGGTCCTGACCCCGACTCGCGAACTCGCAGCCCAAGTGCATGAAAGCTTCAAGGTCTATGCCCGTGACCTGAAGTTCGTCAGTGCCTGCATCTTCGGTGGCGTTGGCATGAACCCGCAGGTTCAGGCCATGTCCCGTGGCGTAGACGTGCTGGTGGCCTGCCCTGGCCGCCTGCTCGACCTCGCCGGCCAAGGCAGCGTCGACCTGTCCCACGTGGAAATCCTCGTGCTGGACGAAGCCGACCGCATGCTCGACATGGGTTTCGTCCACGACGTGAAGAAAGTGCTGGCGCGTCTGCCGGCCAAACGCCAGAACCTGTTGTTCTCGGCGACCTTCTCCAAGGACATCACCGACCTCGCCGGCAAGCTGCTGCACAACCCGGAACGCATCGAAGTCACACCGCCGAACACCACGGTCGAGCGCATCGAACAACGCGTATTCCGCCTGCCGGCCAGCCACAAGCGGGCCTTGCTGGCCCACCTGATCACCGCTGGCGCCTGGGAACAGGTACTGGTGTTCACCCGCACCAAGCACGGCGCCAACCGCCTGGCCGAGTACCTGGACAAACACGGCCTGAGCGCCGTCGCGATCCACGGCAACAAGAGCCAGAACGCCCGCACCAAAGCACTGGCCGACTTCAAGGCCGGCACCGTGCGCATCCTGGTGGCCACCGACATCGCCGCCCGCGGCCTGGACATCGACCAGTTGCCCCACGTGGTCAACTTCGAACTGCCGAACGTCGATGAAGACTACGTGCACCGTATCGGCCGTACCGGCCGTGCCGGTCGTTCGGGCGAGGCGATCTCGCTGGTAGCCCCGGACGAAGAAAAACTGCTGAAAAGCATCGAACGCATGACCAAGCAGAAAATCGCCGACGGCGACCTGATGGGCTTCGATGCCAGCACCATCGAAGCGGAAAAACCTGAAGTTCGCGAGCGTCCGGACATGCGCAACCCGCGCAATCCACGTGGCCCGCGCGGCGACGGTCCGAACGGCAGCGGTGGCGGCGGCGGTCGCAAGGACAAAGGCAAAGACAAGGGCAAGGAAAAGCCGGCCGGCGAACGCGGCGAGCGCCCTGCCCGTCAGCAGAAGCCACGTGAAGGCACTCCGGCTCGCGAACAGCGTCCGTCACAGCCTCCTCGTGCCGCCGCTGACCGCGCCCCGGACGAGTTCCTGGATGACGATATCGATAACTTCGGTAACCGCGTCGACTACGTGCCTCAGCAGAAACCCGCGCAAGGCCGTGGCCGTCGTCCGGGTGCTCCGGCACAAGGCACTGCAGCAGGTGCGGGCGCTCCGCGTTCCGGCAAGCCACAGGGTGGTCGTCAGAACGGTCCGCGCAACAGCGACGGCGCTACCACCGGCACACCGCCAGCCAAGCGCAGCGGTCCACGCAGTGGTGCGCCGCGCGATGGTCAGGCGCGTCGTGAAGACTCACGCAATCGCCGCCCGGCCCGTGACGACCAGCCGCGTTCGGAACCTGCTGTGCAGAACCCACGTGGCCCCGCGCCGAAGATCATGCACAAGGAGTCGAAGGCTGACCGCTTCCCGACACCTGAGCAACTGGATCAACTGCCAAGCCGTCCTCGTGGTGAGAAACCAGCGCTGCTGACCCGCAATCGCTGA
- a CDS encoding YceI family protein yields MLKKTLAALAIGSALLSANVMAADYTVDKQGQHAFVDFKISHLGYSYITGTFKDLDGTFSFDAAKPEDSKIEFNVNTASVFTNNAERDKHISSKDFLKVADFPKATFKSTSVKSTGKNAAGKDTADVNGDLTIAGVTKPVVIKATFLGEGKDPWGGYRAGFEGTTSIKRSDFGKMMDLGPQSDAVDLYVTFEGVKAK; encoded by the coding sequence ATGTTGAAAAAGACTCTCGCCGCTCTGGCAATCGGCTCCGCTCTGCTGTCCGCCAACGTGATGGCGGCTGACTACACCGTCGACAAGCAAGGCCAGCACGCCTTCGTCGACTTCAAGATCAGCCACCTGGGCTACAGCTACATCACCGGTACTTTCAAGGACCTCGACGGCACGTTCAGCTTCGACGCTGCCAAGCCTGAAGACAGCAAGATCGAGTTCAACGTGAACACTGCCAGCGTCTTCACCAACAATGCTGAACGTGACAAGCACATCTCCAGCAAAGACTTCCTGAAAGTGGCTGATTTCCCCAAGGCTACCTTCAAGTCCACCAGCGTTAAATCCACTGGCAAAAACGCCGCTGGCAAAGACACTGCAGACGTGAACGGCGACCTGACGATTGCTGGCGTTACCAAGCCAGTGGTGATCAAGGCCACTTTCCTGGGTGAAGGCAAGGATCCATGGGGCGGCTACCGTGCTGGCTTCGAGGGCACTACCAGCATCAAGCGTTCCGATTTCGGCAAGATGATGGACCTGGGTCCACAGTCCGACGCAGTCGATCTGTACGTTACGTTTGAAGGTGTAAAAGCGAAGTAA
- a CDS encoding cytochrome b, with protein MQLRNSTSRYGWVSIFMHWGVALAVFGLFALGLWMVDLGYYDPWRKSGPDLHKSIGLILLGVMVLRVLWRFISPPPPTLASYGRMTRLGAMLGHAFLYFCLFAVMIAGYLISTAEGAGIPVFDWFEVPALISGLPDQADNAGAIHLYLAWALVIFSGLHALAALKHHFIDRDVTLKRMLGRKA; from the coding sequence ATGCAGCTACGTAACTCTACCTCCCGCTACGGCTGGGTCAGTATCTTCATGCACTGGGGCGTGGCACTGGCCGTGTTCGGTTTGTTCGCCCTGGGGCTGTGGATGGTCGACCTGGGTTATTACGACCCATGGCGCAAGTCGGGGCCGGATCTGCACAAGAGCATTGGCTTGATCCTGCTGGGGGTCATGGTGTTGCGCGTATTGTGGCGCTTCATCAGCCCGCCGCCGCCAACCCTGGCCAGCTACGGCCGCATGACGCGTCTGGGCGCCATGCTCGGCCATGCTTTTCTGTATTTCTGTCTGTTCGCTGTGATGATTGCCGGTTACCTGATTTCCACCGCTGAAGGTGCCGGGATCCCGGTGTTTGACTGGTTTGAAGTGCCTGCCCTGATTTCCGGACTACCGGACCAGGCAGATAACGCTGGCGCGATTCACCTCTACCTGGCGTGGGCGCTGGTAATTTTTTCCGGCCTCCATGCGTTGGCAGCATTGAAGCACCACTTTATCGACCGTGATGTGACCCTCAAGCGCATGCTGGGTCGCAAAGCCTGA
- a CDS encoding flavin monoamine oxidase family protein codes for MSVGWLRACALVMLGLFSVSALAKDKTAIVIGGGLSGLTAAYELQSKGWQVTLLEAKSSLGGRSGMATSEWIGNDKVQPVLNKYVSNFKLSTTPAPEFVRTPSYLIDGEYFSAADLATKQPATAEALKRFDKTVDDLARSIDDPQNPAANNTLHALDQINVSSWLDKQNLPATARQLINQQIRTRYDEPSRLSLLYFAQQSRVYRGVSDRDLRASRLVGGSQVLAQALVKQLKVIKTNSPVSAIIQDKDGVTVKVDSVGYQADYVVLAVPLRALNKIQMTPALDAQHLAAIKGTNYGWRDQIMLKFKTPVWEPKARMSGEIFSNAGLGMLWIEPALKGGANVVINLSGDNARVMQAFGDKQMVDQVLIRLHAFYPQARGSFTGYEIRRYSTDPSMGGAYLAFGPGQISKFWRLWERPIQRVTFAGEHTDTLYPGTLEGALRTGQRAASQVEDLAAGKSFEPAKVGAAAAAAGAGAVAAKKGNFFSNLFGGSDDEKKPEPVKAPEPVAPAPVPAPAPAVAPAPVEAPKPATPVKAEPAKKAPAKAPAKTEAKKAPAKAPVKKAEPAKKPATKPAATPATDAKAQ; via the coding sequence ATGTCTGTCGGTTGGCTGCGCGCCTGTGCGCTGGTGATGTTGGGGCTGTTCAGCGTTTCTGCGCTGGCCAAGGATAAAACCGCGATCGTGATCGGCGGCGGCCTGTCGGGCCTGACTGCCGCGTACGAGCTGCAGAGCAAAGGCTGGCAGGTCACCCTGCTGGAAGCCAAGTCGAGCCTGGGCGGCCGTTCCGGCATGGCCACCAGCGAGTGGATCGGCAACGACAAAGTCCAGCCGGTGCTGAACAAGTACGTATCGAACTTCAAGCTGAGCACCACGCCAGCCCCTGAATTCGTGCGGACCCCAAGCTATCTGATCGATGGCGAGTATTTCTCCGCCGCCGATCTGGCGACCAAGCAGCCGGCCACCGCCGAGGCGCTCAAGCGCTTCGACAAGACCGTGGACGACCTGGCGCGCTCGATCGATGACCCGCAGAACCCGGCCGCCAACAACACGCTGCACGCGCTGGATCAGATCAACGTGTCGAGCTGGCTCGACAAGCAGAACCTGCCAGCCACCGCCCGTCAGTTGATCAACCAGCAGATCCGGACCCGCTACGACGAACCTTCGCGCTTGTCGCTGCTGTACTTCGCGCAGCAAAGCCGCGTCTACCGTGGCGTCTCCGATCGTGACCTGCGCGCTTCGCGCCTGGTCGGTGGCAGCCAGGTGCTGGCCCAGGCCCTGGTCAAACAGTTGAAAGTCATCAAGACCAACTCCCCGGTCTCGGCGATCATTCAGGACAAGGACGGTGTGACCGTCAAAGTCGACAGCGTTGGTTATCAGGCTGACTACGTCGTGCTGGCCGTGCCTCTGCGCGCCCTGAACAAGATCCAGATGACCCCGGCGCTGGACGCCCAGCACCTGGCGGCGATCAAAGGTACCAACTACGGCTGGCGCGACCAGATCATGCTGAAGTTCAAGACGCCGGTGTGGGAACCCAAGGCGCGCATGTCCGGCGAGATTTTCAGCAACGCCGGCCTGGGCATGTTGTGGATCGAGCCTGCCCTGAAGGGCGGCGCCAACGTAGTGATCAACCTGTCCGGCGACAATGCGCGGGTGATGCAGGCGTTCGGCGACAAGCAGATGGTCGATCAGGTGTTGATCCGCCTGCACGCGTTCTATCCACAGGCCCGTGGCTCGTTCACCGGTTATGAAATCCGTCGCTACAGCACCGACCCGTCGATGGGCGGCGCTTACCTGGCCTTCGGTCCGGGCCAGATCAGCAAGTTCTGGCGCCTGTGGGAACGCCCGATCCAGCGCGTAACCTTCGCTGGCGAACACACCGACACCCTGTACCCCGGCACCTTGGAAGGCGCGCTGCGCACCGGTCAGCGTGCCGCCAGCCAGGTTGAAGACCTGGCGGCGGGCAAGTCGTTCGAACCGGCGAAAGTCGGCGCGGCCGCCGCGGCGGCGGGCGCTGGTGCGGTGGCGGCGAAGAAAGGCAATTTCTTCAGCAACCTGTTCGGCGGCTCGGATGACGAGAAGAAGCCAGAGCCGGTCAAGGCACCTGAGCCAGTAGCACCTGCTCCTGTGCCAGCACCTGCCCCGGCCGTTGCACCGGCTCCGGTCGAAGCACCGAAGCCTGCGACTCCGGTAAAAGCAGAGCCGGCCAAAAAGGCTCCGGCCAAAGCGCCAGCCAAGACCGAGGCGAAAAAAGCTCCGGCCAAGGCACCGGTCAAGAAGGCTGAGCCGGCGAAGAAGCCAGCGACCAAACCGGCTGCGACCCCGGCAACGGATGCCAAGGCGCAGTAA
- a CDS encoding adenosylmethionine--8-amino-7-oxononanoate transaminase: protein MGLNNQWMQRDLAVLWHPCTQMKDHEQLPLIPIKRGEGVWLEDFEGKRYLDAVSSWWVNVFGHANPRINQRIKDQVDQLEHVILAGFSHQPVIELSERLVKMTPEGLTRCFYADNGSSCIEVALKMSFHYWLNRGTPAKKRFVTLTNSYHGETMAAMSVGDVPLFTETYKALLLDTIKVPSPDCYLRPEGMSWEEHSRNMFAAMEQTLAENHDTVAAVIVEPLIQGAGGMRMYHPVYLKLLREACDRYGVHLIHDEIAVGFGRTGTMFACEQAGIRPDFLCLSKALTGGYLPLAACITTDEVYSAFYDDYPTLRAFLHSHSYTGNPLACAAALATLDIFEEDNVIENNKALAQRMASSTAHLVDHPNVSEVRQTGMVLAIEMVKDKASKEAYPWQERRGLKVFQHALERGALLRPLGSVVYFLPPYVITPEQIDFLAEVASEGIDIATRDSVSVAVPKDFHPGFRDPG from the coding sequence ATGGGCCTGAATAATCAGTGGATGCAACGCGATCTCGCCGTGTTGTGGCATCCCTGCACCCAGATGAAAGATCACGAGCAACTGCCGCTGATCCCGATCAAGCGCGGTGAAGGCGTGTGGCTGGAAGACTTCGAAGGCAAACGCTACCTCGATGCGGTCAGCTCCTGGTGGGTCAACGTGTTCGGGCATGCCAACCCACGGATCAACCAGCGCATCAAGGATCAGGTCGACCAACTCGAACACGTGATCCTTGCCGGTTTCAGCCATCAACCGGTGATAGAGCTGTCCGAGCGCCTGGTGAAGATGACTCCGGAAGGCCTGACCCGGTGCTTCTACGCCGATAACGGCTCGTCCTGCATCGAAGTCGCGCTGAAAATGAGCTTTCACTACTGGCTCAATCGCGGCACGCCTGCCAAGAAACGCTTCGTCACCCTGACCAACAGCTACCACGGCGAAACCATGGCGGCGATGTCGGTGGGCGACGTACCGCTGTTCACCGAGACCTACAAAGCCCTGCTGTTGGACACCATCAAGGTGCCGAGCCCGGACTGCTACCTGCGCCCCGAGGGCATGAGCTGGGAAGAGCACTCGCGCAACATGTTCGCTGCCATGGAGCAGACCCTGGCCGAAAACCACGACACGGTCGCGGCGGTGATCGTCGAGCCGCTGATCCAGGGCGCCGGCGGCATGCGCATGTACCACCCGGTGTACCTCAAGCTGCTGCGCGAGGCCTGCGATCGCTACGGCGTGCACCTGATCCACGACGAAATCGCCGTCGGCTTCGGCCGCACCGGGACGATGTTCGCCTGCGAACAGGCCGGCATCCGCCCGGATTTCCTGTGCCTGTCCAAGGCCCTGACCGGCGGTTACCTGCCGCTGGCGGCGTGCATCACCACGGACGAAGTCTATAGCGCCTTCTACGACGACTACCCGACCCTGCGCGCCTTCCTGCACTCCCACAGCTACACCGGCAACCCGCTGGCGTGCGCGGCGGCCCTGGCGACCCTGGACATCTTCGAAGAAGACAACGTCATCGAGAACAACAAGGCCCTGGCGCAACGCATGGCTTCGTCCACTGCACATCTGGTCGATCACCCGAATGTTTCGGAAGTGCGCCAGACCGGCATGGTGCTGGCCATCGAGATGGTCAAGGACAAGGCCAGCAAAGAGGCTTATCCATGGCAGGAGCGTCGCGGCCTGAAGGTGTTCCAGCACGCCCTGGAACGCGGTGCTTTACTGCGTCCACTGGGTAGCGTGGTGTATTTCCTGCCGCCGTATGTGATCACCCCGGAACAGATCGACTTCCTCGCCGAAGTGGCCAGCGAAGGGATCGACATTGCGACCCGTGACAGTGTCAGCGTGGCGGTGCCGAAGGACTTCCATCCGGGGTTCCGTGATCCGGGCTAA